The Treponema succinifaciens DSM 2489 region ATGCCGATGAACAGAGTATGAACAGTTTTTCAAATTCTGTAGATTTGCTTCACCGTGCTCTTGATGTTGAAAGCCTCCGCTATCAGGTTACTGCAAACAATATTGCAAACAGCGAAGTTGCGAATTTCAAAAGACAGTCCGTAAATTTTGAAAGCGAGCTGAAAAAAGCCTTCGTTAGTCGTGACAACGAGCACAGCTCTTTCCGCATGGCGACAAATGACGCGCGCCATATTCAGAGCGAAGTTCCGCGCGACTGGCGTGATGTTGAGCCTAGACGTGTTTCTGACTACACGACTTCTTCAAAAGCTAACGGAAACAATGTTGATGCCGAACAGGAAGCAATGAATGTTGTTCAGATTCAGATGCAGTACCGCCTTTTGACCCAGCTTATGAATTTTGAGTTTTCACAGGTCAAGACGGCTATGAAGTCAATATAGTTTATTTTTACTATTGAGTTTTGGAGAAAAGTATGGGATTATTTACAAGCATAAACATAGCGGCAACAGGAATGAGCGTGGAGCGTCTGCGCACTGATGTCATTTCAAACAATATTGCGAATGCAACAACAACTCGTACTCAGGAAGGCGGAGCTTACCGCAAGCAGAGCGTGATTGTTGAGCCTATTGCTTCTTCAAATCCTCAGTGGAGATTTCCTTTTGTGGATTCAGAATTGGACAACGGACCTGGAAAAGGTGTTCGTGTGCGTGAAATCATAAAAGACAGCGAGCAGGGCAGAATGGTTTACGACCCGAGCCACCCGGATGCGATTCAGTCTGGACCGAACAAAGGCTACGTTGAATATCCTAACGTGAATATTGTAAATGAAATGGTTAACATGATAAGCGCGAACCGTGCTTATGAGGCCAACAGTTCTGTTATTCAAGGCAGCAAGGAAATGTTTGCCTCTGCTTTGGAAATCGCAAGCCGCTAGCCGCAGTTAATCAGTAAATGGGAGGAACTATGAATCTTTCTTTTGGCTCTATGGAGCTTAACAGGTCAAATGCGTCTCACCTTGGTACTTCAGCCATTGGAAACGTCAGCAAGGCTTTAAACGGAAAAGAAAACGCTTCTGTTAACGGAGCTGAAAAGAAAGAGTCGTTTAGAACTTACCTTCTTGAAGCTGTAAACGAAATGAACAGCCAGCAGCTCAATGTTTCTGCCCTTCAGGAAAAAGTCATAACAGATCCGGACAGCGTGGACATTCATGATGTTACAACTGCCATGGCAAAAGCCCAGATGTCGCTGGATCTTGCGCAGAATGTAATCGACCGTCTTGTAAAAGGCTGGAATGAGCTTTCTCAGAACAGATAGCGCGCTAGTTTGCTAAAAAGTTTTATTGTCAAATTCTGGAATTTGTGTTATACTGTCCTATCTTTTTATGCAAGAGGGACAGCGTAAAATAGAAATAAGGTTTTTTTAAAAACTCACTTTACAGTTCGTTTTTAGAAAAACCGCGAGTTTTAATTCGCTGTAATAGCACCGATTAAAACATCGCATTATTAGAGTTGCCTATAAAAACTGAAGTTTTTATAGGCTTCCATAAAATGAGTTCGTTCATGGGAGGGGAATATGAACGAATGGTTCAAGAAAAATTTAGAAACCATTAAAGAAAAATGGGCGAAGTGGACAACTCTCCAAAAAGCTATTGTGGCTGCCATCATTGTGGTTGCTATAGCGGTGATTGTTCTTATGGCTTCTATGTCGTCTCGCCCTTCCACAGTGCGCCTTTTTAACGGTCCTGTAAATGATGAAAAGGAACGGGAGCTTATTCTTTCCCGCCTTGATCAGGACAATGTAAAGGCCTATGTTTCATCTGACAATTATATTTCTGTTGAAAACAGTGATATAGCAAAAAAATACAGAAGCCGTCTCATCGCTGAAGGCTATGCTCCGTCGAGTCTTGATGCCTACAGCCTTTTTGATGTAACCCGTTGGTCAAGAACAGACTTTGATGATAAGGTGAACTGGCAGCGCGCAACAGAAACGGCTTTAAAGCAGCAGCTTGAGTCTTTGGACGGAATTCAGCGCGCGGAAGTAAATCTTGTGCTTCCTGATGAGGCTTTGTTCACAGAAAATCAGAATCCTACATCCGCAAGCATTGTTTTGTACGCCAAAGGAAACAGCGATGTTCTTACAGATAAGCGCAAAATCCGCGGAATCCAAAATCTCATAAAAGCCTGTGTGGAAGGTTTGCGCGATGAAAATATCGTAATCAACGACGGCGCTTCAAATGTTCAGATAAATGACTTTGAAGGCATGGCGGAAAGCGACCGCATTTCAAATATAGAAAAACAGCGCAAGCTTATTCTTAAGCAGGAAACTACATATACAGGTTTGGTTCTAAAAGCATTGAAGGGAACTTTCTCTGATGACCGTGTAAGAGTTGCTAACATCAAGATTGACATGAATATGTCTGAGCGAAAAACAACTTCAAAGGAATACACTGGAATTACAATCCGTCCTGACAACCCGAACACTCCTTATGACGACTCTGAAATTGTAAACAGCCTTACATTGTCGGAAGAAACTGTAAACAAGTCGTTTACTGGAACCGGCTACAATCCTGAAGGTCCTGCTGGAGTTGAAGGCCAGAATCCTCCTGTTTACAGCGATATGTCAAATGTTGTGGGAAAATCCACAGAAGAAGGCGTAAAACGCAACTATGCGCTGAATGAAAAAAATGTTTCTGAAATTACAAGCCCGCAGATTGACCGCATTACAGTTTCTGTAAACATCGACGGCCAGTGGCGCAAGGTTTATGATGAAAACAATCGTCCTATTCTTGAAAACGGACATTTAAAGCGCGAGTACATTCCTATTACTCCAGAGCAGCTTGTAAATACGACAAAACTTGTTCAGGATGCTGTCGGCTATAACAAATCCAGAGGAGACAGCGTTACAGTTACGAATATTCCGTTTGACAGAACAGAAGAGCAGGAAAAGGAAGATCTTGCTTATATTGCGCAGCTTAACAGAAACCGCACAATTATGTTCAGCCTGATTGGAATTGCTATAATTCTTATTGCGTTCATTGCGTTCCGTATTATCAGCAGAGAAATTGAACGCCGCCGCCGTCTTGCGGAGGAAGCTAGAATTCGTCAGCAGGAAGAAGAAAGGCAGAGAGCGCTTCTTGAGGCCCAGCAGCAGGGAATGGAAGTTACAATGTCTGTTGAAGAGCGCAAGCGGGCAGAGCTTCAGGAAAATGCGATTGCAATGGCAAAAGAGCATCCGGAAGACGTTGCAATGCTTATCCGCACTTGGCTTATGGAGGAATAGTTTATGGCAGAAGAACTTGTTGACGGCAAAAAAAGCAAGAAAAAAGGCGGAATCAAAGATTATAAGAATCTTACCGGCCGCCAAAAAGCCGCTATTTTCCTTGTTGCAATCGGAAGTGATGTAGCCTCTGATGTAATGAAGCACTTGCGCGAAGATGAAGTTGAAACTCTTACTTTTGAAATTGCGCGCCTTGATACAATTGACGCGGACTTTAAAGATCAGGTTCTTGAAGAATTTCAGGAACTTATGCAGGCGCAGAATTTTATTACAACTGGCGGTATTGACTTTGCCCGCGAGCTTCTTGAAAAATCCTTGGGAAGCCAAAAGGCGATTGATATTATCAACAGGCTTACAAGCTCTTTGCAGGTCCGCCCGTTTGATTTTATCCGACGAACAGATCCGGCTCATCTTTTGAACTTTGTTCAGCAGGAATATCCGCAGACAATTTCGCTTATTCTTGCGTACCTTGAGCCTCAGAAAGCCGCCACAATTCTTCAGAATCTTCCTGCGGAAATTCAGCCGGAAGTTTCAAAGCGTCTTGCCACAATGGACCGAACAAGCCCGGAAGTTCTGCGCGAAGTTGAGCGTGTTCTTGAAAAGAAACTTTCAACTCTTTCCAGCGAAGACTACACTGCTGCCGGTGGAGTTGATTCAATCGTTGAGATTCTTAACCTTGTTGACCGTTCTTCTGAAAAAGCAATTATTGAAACTCTTGAAGAAGACGATCCTGAGCTTGCGGAAGAAATCAAGAAGAGAATGTTTGTTTTCGAAGATATTGTTATGCTTGATGACCGCGCGATTCAGAAAGTTCTCCGTGAAGTTGATACACAGGAACTTGCAAAGGCTTTGAAATCAGTTGATACAGAAGTTCAGGACAAGATTTTCCGCAATATGTCAAAGCGTGCCGCTTCAATGCTTAAAGAAGACATGGAATACATGGGACCTGTCCGCTTGAAGGATGTTGAAGAAAGCCAGCAGAAGATTGTTAGTGTAATACGCCGTCTTGAAGATTCTGGTGAAATTGTTATTGCTCGTTCTAGCGATGATGAAATGGTAGTCTGATTTGACTGGAGGCATTTAGCATGGCACAAACTGTATTCAGACCGGCAGAAGTTAACAATACTAAGGGCGAAGTTGTCCTTCAGTTTACAAAAAATTTTACGCCACCTGTGGAAGAAAAAGTTGAGGAAGTTCCAAAATACACAGGACCTACAGCAGATGACTTGCGCAAGGAAGCTGAGGCTTTTAAACTTCAGTGGGAAGATGAAAAAGCCAAGATGCTTGCAAAGGCACAGGCAGATGCGGACCAGATTGTAAAAAATGCGGAA contains the following coding sequences:
- the fliG gene encoding flagellar motor switch protein FliG; this encodes MAEELVDGKKSKKKGGIKDYKNLTGRQKAAIFLVAIGSDVASDVMKHLREDEVETLTFEIARLDTIDADFKDQVLEEFQELMQAQNFITTGGIDFARELLEKSLGSQKAIDIINRLTSSLQVRPFDFIRRTDPAHLLNFVQQEYPQTISLILAYLEPQKAATILQNLPAEIQPEVSKRLATMDRTSPEVLREVERVLEKKLSTLSSEDYTAAGGVDSIVEILNLVDRSSEKAIIETLEEDDPELAEEIKKRMFVFEDIVMLDDRAIQKVLREVDTQELAKALKSVDTEVQDKIFRNMSKRAASMLKEDMEYMGPVRLKDVEESQQKIVSVIRRLEDSGEIVIARSSDDEMVV
- the fliF gene encoding flagellar basal-body MS-ring/collar protein FliF, with translation MNEWFKKNLETIKEKWAKWTTLQKAIVAAIIVVAIAVIVLMASMSSRPSTVRLFNGPVNDEKERELILSRLDQDNVKAYVSSDNYISVENSDIAKKYRSRLIAEGYAPSSLDAYSLFDVTRWSRTDFDDKVNWQRATETALKQQLESLDGIQRAEVNLVLPDEALFTENQNPTSASIVLYAKGNSDVLTDKRKIRGIQNLIKACVEGLRDENIVINDGASNVQINDFEGMAESDRISNIEKQRKLILKQETTYTGLVLKALKGTFSDDRVRVANIKIDMNMSERKTTSKEYTGITIRPDNPNTPYDDSEIVNSLTLSEETVNKSFTGTGYNPEGPAGVEGQNPPVYSDMSNVVGKSTEEGVKRNYALNEKNVSEITSPQIDRITVSVNIDGQWRKVYDENNRPILENGHLKREYIPITPEQLVNTTKLVQDAVGYNKSRGDSVTVTNIPFDRTEEQEKEDLAYIAQLNRNRTIMFSLIGIAIILIAFIAFRIISREIERRRRLAEEARIRQQEEERQRALLEAQQQGMEVTMSVEERKRAELQENAIAMAKEHPEDVAMLIRTWLMEE
- the flgC gene encoding flagellar basal body rod protein FlgC, with product MGLFTSINIAATGMSVERLRTDVISNNIANATTTRTQEGGAYRKQSVIVEPIASSNPQWRFPFVDSELDNGPGKGVRVREIIKDSEQGRMVYDPSHPDAIQSGPNKGYVEYPNVNIVNEMVNMISANRAYEANSSVIQGSKEMFASALEIASR
- the fliE gene encoding flagellar hook-basal body complex protein FliE codes for the protein MNLSFGSMELNRSNASHLGTSAIGNVSKALNGKENASVNGAEKKESFRTYLLEAVNEMNSQQLNVSALQEKVITDPDSVDIHDVTTAMAKAQMSLDLAQNVIDRLVKGWNELSQNR
- the flgB gene encoding flagellar basal body rod protein FlgB; the protein is MNSFSNSVDLLHRALDVESLRYQVTANNIANSEVANFKRQSVNFESELKKAFVSRDNEHSSFRMATNDARHIQSEVPRDWRDVEPRRVSDYTTSSKANGNNVDAEQEAMNVVQIQMQYRLLTQLMNFEFSQVKTAMKSI